From the Lolium rigidum isolate FL_2022 chromosome 2, APGP_CSIRO_Lrig_0.1, whole genome shotgun sequence genome, one window contains:
- the LOC124686043 gene encoding uncharacterized protein LOC124686043 — protein MRFTAGGSTTRSWQPTAAGADTTDLHFWLQWRVAVCGLWVLCCVVAAAYLIWRHEGPGSHRRPGGAVDKERRNRRPDGLLYDDEAWRPCLRDIHPAWLLAYRLVSFFVLFSLLIVIVISDGGSIFYYYTQWTFMLVTIYFGLATALSIYGCSKFSDWNAVAAATDTELGPYADHGAGNKPTADEEDDGTREIAGFWGYLLQIIYQTNAGAVMLTDCVFWFIIFPFLTVKDYSMNFLLIGMHSVNAVFLLGEASLNSLRFPWFRIAYFFLWTALYVVFQWIVHASTPIWWPYPFLDLSANLAPLWYFAVAFMQLPCYVIFRLVMNLKHNLLSKHFSGSTVVRD, from the exons ATGCGGTTCACGGCGGGGGGCTCGACGACGCGGTCCTGGCAGCcgacggcggcgggggcggaCACCACGGACCTGCACTTCTGGCTGCAGTGGCGGGTGGCCGTGTGCGGGCTCTGGGTGCTCTGCTGCGTCGTCGCAGCGGCCTACCTCAtctggcgccacgaggggcccggcTCGCACCGCCGCCCGGGCGGCGCCGTCGACAAGGAGCGGAGGAATAGGAGGCCCGACGGGCTGCTGTACGACGACGAGGCGTGGCGGCCCTGCCTACGGGACATCCACCCGGCCTGGCTCCTCGCCTACAGGCTCGTCTCCTTCTTCGTCCTCTTCagcctcctcatcgtcatcgtcatctccGATGGCGGCAGCATCTTCTACTACTACACGCA GTGGACCTTCATGCTGGTGACGATTTACTTCGGG CTTGCCACGGCGCTGTCAATATACGGATGCAGCAAATTTTCTGACTGGAATGCCGTTGCGGCGGCGACGGACACCGAGCTGGGGCCCTACGCCGACCACGGAGCTGGCAATAAACCAACCGCCGATGAAGAGGATGACGGCACGAGAGAAATCGCTGGATTCTGGGGGTACCTGCTCCAGATCATTTACCAG ACAAACGCAGGAGCTGTGATGCTTACAGATTGTGTGTTTTGGTTCATCATTTTCCCATTCCTTACTGTCAAAGATTACAGCATGAATTTT TTACTGATAGGAATGCACTCGGTCAACGCTGTTTTCCTGCTCGGCGAAGCGTCCCTAAATAGCCTG CGCTTCCCATGGTTCCGGATTGCATATTTCTTCCTATGGACTGCACTTTATGTCGTATTCCAGTGGATTGTCCATGCATCAACCCCAATCTG GTGGCCCTACCCATTTCTCGACCTCTCAGCTAATCTGGCACCTTTGTG GTACTTTGCGGTAGCATTCATGCAATTACCGTGCTACGTGATCTTCAGACTGGTGATGAACCTGAAACACAACCTTCTCTCTAAGCATTTCTCAGGCAGCACAGTAGTAAGAGACTAG